From Puniceibacterium sp. IMCC21224, a single genomic window includes:
- the gspK gene encoding type II secretion system minor pseudopilin GspK, with product MSWRGGTSSRGFVLVNALVLVAALAGIAVLLLSRAEAARVRQLEIQTSAQLGLYLDAFESLALTLLSSDRAGAPVDHLGESWAQADYDVQLDRGRVTGQITDLQSRFNINWLSNQNDTLAEEGFARLTARLGILPQAADAISGFLGPGGPDNATPYARLNPPIRPVGGPVLILDQLATIVQLSARDLDRLRPFIAALPGGSKLNVNTASATVLQSLIPGLSAALADRLVQLRSITPFTSGGEFVERLTEFGGVALTEDLDPARLDAGSKWFEVRMQADLDGRQRGRVAVLERRPLPEPVRVAYRRDIVE from the coding sequence ATGAGCTGGCGCGGCGGTACATCATCGCGCGGGTTTGTGCTGGTCAACGCGCTGGTGCTGGTGGCTGCGCTGGCGGGGATCGCGGTGCTGCTGCTCAGCCGGGCCGAAGCGGCGCGGGTGCGCCAGCTTGAGATCCAGACCTCGGCGCAGCTGGGTCTGTATCTTGATGCTTTCGAGTCGCTTGCCCTGACGCTGCTATCGTCTGATCGTGCCGGGGCCCCCGTCGACCACCTGGGTGAGAGCTGGGCGCAGGCTGACTATGACGTGCAACTGGATCGGGGGCGGGTCACAGGGCAGATCACCGATCTGCAAAGCCGGTTCAACATCAACTGGCTGAGCAATCAGAACGACACTCTGGCCGAAGAGGGGTTTGCCCGCCTGACCGCCCGGCTGGGGATTTTGCCGCAAGCGGCTGACGCAATTTCCGGGTTCCTCGGCCCCGGTGGCCCTGACAATGCCACGCCGTACGCCCGGCTGAACCCGCCGATCCGTCCGGTGGGGGGGCCGGTGCTGATACTCGATCAGCTGGCGACGATTGTGCAGCTCAGTGCCCGCGACCTTGACCGGTTGCGCCCCTTTATCGCGGCGCTGCCGGGGGGCAGCAAACTGAACGTCAACACCGCCTCTGCCACCGTTCTTCAAAGCCTGATCCCCGGTCTCAGCGCGGCATTGGCGGACCGGCTGGTGCAGCTGCGCAGCATCACGCCATTTACCTCGGGTGGTGAATTTGTCGAACGGTTGACCGAATTTGGCGGCGTGGCCTTGACCGAGGATCTGGATCCCGCCCGGCTGGACGCGGGCAGCAAATGGTTCGAGGTGCGGATGCAGGCCGACCTTGATGGGCGTCAGCGTGGCCGTGTTGCCGTGCTGGAGCGCAGACCGCTTCCCGAACCGGTGCGGGTGGCCTATCGTCGCGATATCGTTGAATGA
- a CDS encoding SulP family inorganic anion transporter codes for MKPKILTILPDYTRVLLVQDAIAGVTVAMVALPLSLAIAIASGADPSKGLITAIVAGFLISLLGGSRVQIGGPTGAFIVVVFGVVAEHGYDGLVLATFLAGLILLVAGYFRAGNLIRMIPEPVINGFTIGIAVIIATSQLKDLLGLSVDTVPAEFLAKIEVLWAARPTLSAASALIGLATMFLIVLFRRAAPKLPGLIVAVAATSAIASLIDLPVDTIQSRFGDFPNTLPWPTTPEIGFDRIVELLPSALIIAFLAGVESLLSAMVADRMIDGRHRPNAELLAQGAANIGSSLFGGMPATGAIARTATNIRAGGKTPVAGVVHALTILIVMLLASKLVGYMAMPALAGLLILTAWNMSEPHKWRSYAAERKSDVVLLMLTLVLTVLADLTVAIGVGVILGLALRMLRRDVPPSDWSEPDR; via the coding sequence ATGAAACCTAAAATTCTCACAATCCTGCCCGACTACACACGGGTGCTCTTGGTTCAAGACGCAATAGCGGGCGTGACCGTGGCCATGGTGGCCTTGCCGCTCAGTCTTGCCATTGCCATCGCATCTGGAGCCGACCCTTCAAAAGGTCTGATAACGGCAATTGTAGCAGGCTTCCTGATCTCGCTTCTGGGGGGCAGTCGCGTGCAGATCGGCGGCCCGACCGGGGCCTTCATTGTTGTTGTGTTCGGTGTGGTTGCGGAACATGGATACGACGGCCTGGTCCTGGCCACCTTCCTAGCGGGGCTCATTCTGCTTGTCGCGGGCTATTTCCGAGCCGGAAACCTAATTCGAATGATACCGGAACCGGTCATAAATGGCTTCACAATCGGGATCGCCGTCATCATTGCGACAAGTCAGCTCAAGGACCTACTTGGGCTCTCGGTTGACACGGTCCCAGCCGAGTTTCTTGCGAAGATTGAAGTGCTTTGGGCGGCGCGTCCGACTTTGTCGGCAGCGTCGGCGCTGATCGGCCTTGCTACAATGTTCTTGATCGTGCTGTTTCGCCGCGCTGCGCCAAAACTTCCGGGACTAATCGTTGCTGTTGCCGCCACGTCGGCCATCGCCTCATTGATCGATTTGCCGGTGGATACGATCCAATCGCGGTTCGGCGATTTTCCCAACACCCTGCCTTGGCCCACGACGCCTGAAATAGGCTTCGACAGGATCGTCGAATTGCTGCCTTCTGCGCTGATAATCGCGTTTCTTGCTGGTGTCGAATCTTTGCTGTCTGCCATGGTGGCCGACCGTATGATCGACGGTAGGCACCGCCCAAATGCCGAGCTGTTGGCGCAAGGTGCTGCAAATATCGGATCATCTCTGTTCGGCGGGATGCCTGCAACTGGGGCGATTGCCCGAACTGCGACCAACATCAGGGCTGGTGGCAAGACCCCGGTGGCTGGAGTGGTCCATGCGCTGACAATTCTGATCGTCATGCTCTTGGCATCAAAGCTTGTTGGATACATGGCCATGCCAGCCTTGGCGGGGTTGCTGATCTTGACCGCTTGGAACATGAGCGAGCCGCATAAGTGGCGAAGTTATGCGGCGGAGCGCAAATCCGACGTGGTCCTTTTGATGTTAACTCTGGTTCTGACGGTTCTAGCCGATCTGACCGTCGCAATTGGGGTCGGTGTGATATTGGGTCTGGCTTTGCGGATGCTGCGCCGCGATGTGCCGCCGTCCGATTGGTCCGAACCTGATCGTTAG
- the gspM gene encoding type II secretion system protein GspM produces the protein MSARLIDLLLKLAPRERWLLALLVLVALPAALGFGWLLPLSERRAAVEVALQEARAVTGWVSARAADQALLAPAQSSGPSEPIGLSGLEQSLISARLRPLLSELANGSDGGIALRFDAVPFGDLVRWLSASDPGWGYDIVDFRLLRSDDPGIVSAELRLVPQG, from the coding sequence ATGAGCGCGCGTCTGATCGACCTTTTGCTGAAACTTGCGCCGCGTGAACGCTGGCTTCTGGCGCTGCTGGTGCTGGTGGCGCTGCCTGCGGCGCTTGGCTTTGGCTGGTTGCTGCCGTTGTCTGAACGCCGCGCCGCCGTCGAGGTGGCGCTGCAAGAGGCCCGTGCGGTCACTGGCTGGGTTTCGGCCCGCGCTGCTGATCAGGCCTTGCTGGCCCCGGCCCAGAGCAGCGGTCCCTCTGAGCCGATCGGCCTGTCCGGGCTGGAACAGAGCCTGATTTCTGCCCGCTTGCGGCCATTGCTGAGCGAGCTGGCGAACGGTTCAGATGGTGGTATCGCGCTGCGGTTCGATGCGGTGCCGTTTGGTGATCTGGTGCGCTGGCTTAGCGCGTCAGATCCCGGCTGGGGCTATGATATTGTGGATTTCCGGCTTTTGCGCAGTGACGATCCCGGGATCGTGTCCGCCGAATTGCGGCTGGTGCCGCAGGGCTGA